A region of Paenimyroides aestuarii DNA encodes the following proteins:
- a CDS encoding OmpA family protein, with translation MKQLKVFAAALLLAGTATQAQNADQPWAITVGVNALDGGRSSVATDFPDRFGQYFQTDNWSILPSASVLNVSRYLGANVSFGITGSVNKMKKMVMADGFENLQRQGSRVIGGDFNGQRRVDGTDLMYYGVDGQFRYSIGGLIGSKWFDPSIHIGGGYAFLGKASSGNVNGGLGLTFWFSENIGLNLSSTYKHQFEDGQDDLFNFERGQDISVPTHLQHTAGVTFRFGGKDTDNDGILDKYDECPEVAGLKQFKGCPDTDGDGVVDHLDQCPDVFGLAEYNGCPDTDGDGIPDNQDACFDVPGLAEFNGCPDTDGDGITDAQDECPEEAGPKANNGCPWPDSDGDGVFDKDDECPEVAGPASNKGCPEVKEEHIKQLNDYGKTILFNTGKSTFQEKSYEVLDNMARVMNQFPNAKFAIEGHTDSTGTDKINDPLSNDRANAVREYLISKGISASRLSSQGFGSKRPIDDNSTAAGRANNRRTEIKLVK, from the coding sequence ATGAAACAATTAAAAGTATTTGCAGCTGCTTTGCTATTAGCTGGTACAGCTACGCAAGCACAGAATGCTGATCAACCATGGGCGATTACCGTGGGGGTTAATGCTTTGGACGGTGGACGTTCAAGTGTTGCAACAGACTTTCCTGATCGTTTTGGTCAATATTTCCAAACAGATAACTGGAGTATTTTACCATCTGCCTCTGTATTGAACGTATCTCGTTATTTAGGTGCCAATGTATCATTTGGTATTACAGGGTCTGTAAACAAAATGAAAAAAATGGTAATGGCCGATGGTTTTGAAAACTTGCAAAGACAAGGCTCAAGAGTTATTGGTGGCGATTTTAACGGTCAAAGACGCGTAGATGGAACAGATTTAATGTACTATGGTGTTGATGGTCAATTCCGTTACAGCATTGGTGGATTAATCGGTTCTAAATGGTTTGATCCTTCAATTCATATTGGTGGTGGATATGCATTCTTAGGAAAAGCATCTTCAGGAAACGTGAACGGAGGTTTAGGTTTAACATTTTGGTTCTCTGAAAACATTGGTTTAAACTTATCATCTACCTACAAACACCAGTTTGAAGATGGACAAGATGATTTATTCAACTTTGAAAGAGGTCAAGATATTTCTGTACCAACCCATTTACAACACACAGCTGGTGTAACGTTCCGTTTTGGTGGAAAAGATACTGATAATGACGGTATCTTAGATAAATATGATGAGTGTCCGGAAGTGGCTGGTTTAAAACAATTCAAAGGTTGTCCGGATACAGATGGCGACGGTGTGGTTGATCATTTAGACCAATGTCCAGATGTATTTGGTTTAGCTGAATATAACGGATGTCCTGATACAGACGGTGATGGTATTCCAGATAACCAAGATGCTTGTTTTGATGTACCAGGTTTAGCTGAATTCAACGGATGTCCTGATACAGATGGTGACGGAATTACAGACGCACAAGACGAATGTCCAGAAGAAGCAGGTCCAAAAGCAAACAACGGTTGTCCTTGGCCAGATTCAGACGGTGACGGCGTTTTTGATAAAGACGATGAGTGTCCTGAAGTTGCTGGTCCAGCATCTAACAAAGGATGTCCTGAAGTAAAAGAAGAGCATATCAAACAATTAAATGATTACGGAAAAACAATCTTGTTCAACACAGGTAAATCAACTTTCCAGGAAAAATCATACGAAGTGTTAGATAATATGGCTAGAGTTATGAATCAGTTCCCGAATGCGAAATTTGCAATCGAAGGTCACACTGACAGCACAGGAACAGATAAGATTAACGACCCATTATCAAATGATCGTGCAAACGCAGTAAGAGAGTACTTAATTTCTAAAGGAATTTCTGCAAGCCGTTTATCTTCTCAAGGTTTTGGTTCAAAACGTCCTATCGACGATAACAGTACAGCAGCCGGTCGTGCAAACAACCGTCGTACAGAAATTAAATTAGTAAAATAA
- the kbl gene encoding glycine C-acetyltransferase, with translation MYGAIKEFLQNEIDTIKENGLYKKERIITSPQGAEIKINTGETVLNFCANNYLGLSSHPEVVQAAKDALDSHGFGMSSVRFICGTQDIHKQLEKEIADFYGTEDTILYAAAFDANGGVFEPLLGAEDCIISDSLNHASIIDGVRLCKAGRYRYENNNMEDLEKQLQQAVADGRRFKLIVTDGVFSMDGLVAPLDKICDLADKYDAMVMVDECHAAGFIGATGKGTLEAKNVMGRVDIITGTLGKALGGAMGGYTTAKKEIIDILRQRSRPYLFSNSLAPSIVGASLKVFELLKKDTKFRDQLEWNTNYFKKGMKAAGFDIIDGDSAIVPVMLYDAKLSQVMADKLLQKGIYVIGFFFPVVPKDKARIRVQLSAAHTQEHLDKAIEAFTQVGKELGVI, from the coding sequence ATGTACGGAGCAATTAAAGAATTTTTGCAAAACGAAATCGACACCATTAAAGAAAATGGTTTGTATAAAAAAGAACGTATTATCACATCGCCGCAAGGAGCCGAAATTAAAATCAATACCGGCGAAACGGTTTTGAATTTTTGTGCAAACAATTATTTGGGATTATCATCACACCCAGAAGTGGTGCAAGCCGCAAAAGATGCATTAGACAGTCATGGTTTTGGGATGTCATCGGTTCGGTTTATCTGCGGCACACAAGACATTCACAAACAATTAGAAAAAGAAATCGCCGATTTTTACGGAACAGAAGACACCATTTTATACGCAGCTGCTTTTGATGCCAATGGAGGTGTTTTTGAACCGTTGTTAGGAGCCGAAGATTGTATCATTTCGGATAGTTTAAACCACGCCTCGATTATTGATGGCGTTCGTTTGTGCAAAGCAGGTCGCTACCGTTACGAAAATAATAATATGGAAGATTTGGAAAAACAATTGCAGCAAGCAGTTGCCGATGGCCGCCGTTTTAAATTAATTGTGACCGATGGCGTTTTTTCAATGGATGGATTAGTAGCTCCGTTAGATAAAATTTGCGATTTAGCAGATAAGTACGATGCAATGGTAATGGTTGATGAATGCCACGCAGCCGGCTTTATTGGTGCAACTGGCAAAGGAACTTTAGAAGCGAAAAACGTAATGGGTCGTGTAGATATTATTACCGGAACCTTAGGAAAAGCTTTAGGAGGTGCAATGGGCGGATACACCACAGCCAAAAAAGAAATTATTGATATTTTGCGTCAACGTTCTCGTCCGTATTTGTTTTCAAACTCTTTAGCGCCGTCAATTGTAGGAGCATCTCTAAAAGTTTTTGAACTATTAAAAAAAGACACCAAATTTAGAGATCAATTAGAATGGAACACCAATTACTTTAAAAAGGGAATGAAAGCAGCAGGTTTTGATATTATTGATGGCGATTCTGCAATCGTACCAGTGATGTTATACGATGCCAAATTATCCCAAGTAATGGCTGATAAATTGTTACAAAAAGGCATCTATGTAATTGGCTTTTTCTTTCCTGTGGTTCCAAAAGATAAAGCGCGTATTCGTGTGCAATTATCGGCTGCCCATACCCAAGAACATTTAGACAAAGCCATAGAAGCATTTACCCAAGTGGGCAAAGAATTAGGTGTTATCTAA
- a CDS encoding UvrD-helicase domain-containing protein, whose amino-acid sequence MLEKKAFTIYNASAGAGKTHTLVKEYLKILLGYSNKDDAYRNILAITFTNKAVNEMKSRIVSCIYAFTLNEIPAKEYQLLEQIVAETTFTEAYIREKSKKILKNIIHNYAGFDISTIDKFTHKVIRSFAFDLNLPFHFEVSLDTEALLQEAVDALIAQAGVNEELTKLLVDFSISKADDDKSWDISRELMEIGRLLLNENNKQELEAFENIDMQTFLSLKNWLHHQIDQLSNQTVLLATEALQLLETNGINLKSFSRGTFPNYLQRISNRDFTNVNKEFSQPEHISINKTAKDTNAIEQLIPDLLAITKKIYPLFGKIYFYEAFLKNLVPLSLLNSISNEIKRIQNEQQILSISQFNKIIYEELKNQPAPFIYERLGEKYRHFFIDEFQDTSEMQWQNLVPLIDNALSGADDYGKEGSLMIVGDPKQAIYRWRGGKAEQFMQLSDGENPFSNPSKATVSLDTNYRSFSEVIEFNNRIFKFLANQFSNEAYQNLYENYSHQNTTAKKGGFVNISFLDQNLLSEENEVTKTDLYLDEVLKTINSVLQQGFSLSDIVVLTRKSKNGVEVANHLTKNGIRILSSETLLINNATEVQLLLNLLRFLKNNHDKEAKALILYYVGRFIVNDTPVHDVIVQGMAMDNETDFQRYLQSFGIEINFSQLRKNNLYVAVELLVAAFLPAKKTEAYVQYFLDLILERTVKNQSTVADFLNYWEQNYHKLSIPSPENENAVRLMTVHKAKGLEFPVVIYPFADDDFSRSRDKIWVDLEENEQLTIPKALVDLKNDVKMYGATAQRLYEQKKQEELLDNLNVLYVALTRAEEQLYIISDYKRNKDGTLANTLARFFVTFLEDSGRLAENELHYPFGNPAKVSAEKKHQEKPIIIQSVEKPITSSVIKIAKREAIMWDTKQQQAIEKGNLIHELLSEIFTADDIDFVIQRAVSKGMITATATDEIRETLEKIVFHEALQPFFNKEYIIYNERTILHQSYKNSKPDRVAINGKKAYIIDYKTGEEQSKYAQQVNEYALAIEEMGYEIAKKVVLYIQDDLKIIHL is encoded by the coding sequence ATCTTGGAGAAAAAAGCCTTTACCATATACAATGCATCGGCAGGTGCCGGAAAAACCCATACGCTTGTAAAAGAGTATCTTAAAATTTTATTGGGATATTCGAACAAAGACGATGCCTACCGAAATATTTTGGCAATTACCTTTACCAACAAAGCGGTAAACGAAATGAAATCGCGCATTGTATCGTGTATTTACGCATTTACTTTGAACGAAATTCCTGCGAAAGAATATCAACTATTGGAACAAATTGTTGCCGAAACAACTTTTACCGAAGCATATATCCGCGAAAAATCGAAAAAGATTTTAAAGAACATTATTCATAATTATGCAGGTTTTGATATTTCTACCATTGATAAATTCACGCACAAAGTAATCCGGTCGTTTGCATTTGATTTGAATTTGCCTTTTCATTTTGAAGTTTCTTTGGATACCGAAGCATTGCTGCAAGAAGCGGTTGATGCCTTAATTGCTCAAGCTGGCGTTAATGAAGAACTAACGAAATTGTTGGTCGATTTTTCAATAAGTAAAGCCGATGACGATAAAAGCTGGGATATATCAAGGGAATTAATGGAAATTGGGCGTTTGTTGCTCAATGAAAACAACAAACAAGAGTTGGAAGCATTTGAAAATATTGATATGCAAACGTTTTTGTCGTTAAAAAATTGGTTGCATCATCAAATAGATCAACTCAGCAATCAAACCGTTTTATTGGCTACTGAAGCATTACAATTGTTAGAAACGAATGGAATCAACCTAAAATCGTTTAGCAGAGGCACATTCCCCAATTATTTACAGCGAATCAGTAATAGAGATTTTACTAATGTAAATAAAGAATTTTCTCAACCAGAACATATATCGATAAATAAAACAGCAAAAGATACAAATGCAATTGAGCAATTAATTCCCGATTTGTTGGCAATCACCAAAAAAATCTATCCATTGTTTGGAAAAATCTATTTTTACGAAGCATTTCTGAAAAATCTGGTGCCACTTTCGTTGTTGAATTCCATCAGCAATGAGATAAAACGCATTCAAAACGAACAACAGATTCTCTCCATATCACAATTCAACAAAATAATTTATGAAGAATTAAAAAATCAGCCTGCACCTTTTATTTATGAACGATTAGGCGAAAAATACCGCCATTTTTTTATTGATGAATTTCAGGATACATCCGAAATGCAATGGCAAAATTTAGTGCCTTTGATTGATAACGCGCTTTCCGGAGCAGACGATTACGGCAAAGAAGGTTCGCTAATGATTGTGGGCGATCCCAAACAAGCTATTTATCGCTGGCGTGGTGGCAAAGCAGAACAGTTTATGCAGTTGAGCGATGGCGAAAATCCGTTTTCTAATCCTTCCAAAGCTACTGTTAGTTTAGATACCAATTACCGCAGTTTTTCGGAAGTAATCGAATTCAACAACAGAATTTTCAAGTTTTTGGCAAATCAGTTTAGTAACGAAGCCTATCAAAATCTTTACGAAAACTATTCGCATCAAAACACCACAGCCAAAAAAGGCGGCTTCGTAAATATTTCGTTTCTAGATCAAAACTTATTATCGGAAGAAAACGAAGTTACAAAAACCGATTTGTATTTAGATGAGGTGCTAAAAACCATAAACAGTGTGTTGCAACAAGGTTTTTCTTTGAGCGATATTGTGGTTTTAACACGCAAAAGTAAAAATGGAGTGGAAGTTGCCAATCATTTAACCAAAAATGGAATCCGCATTTTATCATCGGAAACCTTGTTGATTAATAATGCTACCGAAGTGCAGTTGCTGCTGAATTTATTGCGTTTTTTGAAAAACAACCACGACAAAGAAGCAAAAGCACTGATTTTATATTATGTGGGCAGATTTATTGTGAACGATACACCAGTGCACGATGTGATTGTACAAGGAATGGCAATGGATAATGAAACCGATTTTCAGCGTTATCTTCAGTCGTTCGGTATCGAAATCAATTTTTCACAATTGCGAAAAAACAATCTGTATGTAGCTGTGGAATTATTAGTTGCGGCGTTTCTTCCAGCCAAAAAAACCGAAGCATATGTGCAGTATTTTTTAGATTTAATATTAGAACGAACCGTTAAAAATCAATCAACCGTAGCCGATTTTCTGAATTATTGGGAGCAGAATTATCATAAATTAAGCATTCCTTCGCCCGAAAACGAAAATGCGGTTCGATTGATGACGGTACACAAAGCCAAAGGATTAGAATTTCCAGTGGTGATTTATCCCTTTGCCGATGACGATTTCTCTAGATCGCGCGATAAAATTTGGGTTGATTTAGAAGAAAACGAGCAGTTAACCATTCCCAAAGCTTTGGTCGATTTAAAAAACGACGTGAAAATGTATGGCGCAACAGCCCAGCGATTATACGAACAAAAAAAACAAGAAGAATTGCTAGACAATTTAAACGTGTTGTACGTGGCATTGACCCGCGCCGAAGAGCAGCTCTATATCATTAGCGACTATAAACGCAACAAAGACGGGACATTAGCAAACACCTTGGCACGTTTTTTTGTGACCTTTTTAGAAGATTCAGGTCGGCTTGCTGAAAACGAGTTGCATTATCCATTTGGAAATCCTGCCAAAGTTTCTGCGGAAAAAAAGCATCAAGAAAAACCAATCATTATTCAATCGGTAGAAAAGCCTATTACTTCATCGGTGATAAAAATTGCCAAACGCGAAGCGATTATGTGGGATACCAAACAGCAGCAAGCCATTGAAAAAGGAAATTTAATCCACGAATTGCTTTCTGAGATTTTTACTGCAGATGATATCGATTTTGTAATTCAACGCGCAGTTTCAAAAGGAATGATTACTGCCACAGCAACCGATGAGATTCGTGAAACTCTTGAAAAAATTGTATTCCACGAAGCTCTTCAGCCGTTTTTTAACAAAGAATACATCATTTATAACGAGCGCACCATTTTGCATCAGTCCTATAAAAATAGCAAACCCGATCGCGTGGCAATCAACGGAAAAAAAGCATATATCATTGACTACAAAACAGGAGAAGAGCAATCGAAATATGCCCAACAAGTAAATGAATATGCCTTGGCAATCGAAGAAATGGGCTATGAAATTGCAAAAAAAGTAGTGTTGTATATTCAAGACGATTTAAAAATAATACATTTGTAA